One Aquarana catesbeiana isolate 2022-GZ unplaced genomic scaffold, ASM4218655v1 unanchor228, whole genome shotgun sequence genomic region harbors:
- the LOC141121668 gene encoding uncharacterized protein — MEEWEYLEGHKDLYKDLMMDNQLPLTSPDGSSNGNPPEKCPRPLYSWDSTQEGHTIPHHHQSGNLRDSKVEVKEEIKEEDDEDGVMEELELLKGHKDLYQDNMVETPSYRTPLERCPRPLYSRDSTQEDHTIPHHHQSRNLRDDNIDVKEEYKEEDEEYGVMEEFSEGRKDMMESPNTWNPPERCPRPLYSRDSTQEDHTIPYCYKSGDPIDIEFEVKAEEEERYVRDDQQSMEEDGITGTFIEEDTPTEISTVDGREMRKTSEDCLTLSPDCKVEDEDITQYSPGENPTTSNVHPAPHSVDGPSYSSYPEEPQTVRDGAVLPTEKSLSCTECGKCFPFKCYLDLHKRSHTGEKPYSCPECGKSFSQKSNLYTHQRSHTGEKLYSCLECGKCFSVKSHLYAHQRSHTGEKPYSCPECGKCFSQEANLYTHQRSHTGQKPYSCLECGKCFSEKSSFYRHQRSHTGEKLYTCPECGKCFSEKSNLSTHQRSHTGQKPYSCPECEKCFSQKSNLNRHQRSHTGVKPYSCPECGKCFSVKSSLCTHQRSHTGEKPYSCPECGKCFSQRASLSTHQRSHKGQKPYSCPE, encoded by the exons atggaggagtgggagtatttagaaggacacaaggatctctacaaggacctcatgatggacaatcagctgcccctcacatcaccgg atggatccagtaatgggaacccaccagagaaatgtccccgtcctctgtattcctgggattccacacaggaaggtcacaccatccctcaccatcatcag agtggaaacctgagagattctaaagtcgaggttaaagaagagataaaagaggaggatgatgaggatggggtgatggaggagttggAGCTTCTGAAAGGACACAAAGATCTATACCAGGACAACATGGTGGAGACACCCAGCTACAGAACACCActagagagatgtccccgtcctctgtattcccgggattccacacaggaagatcacaccatccctcaccatcatcag agtcgaaacctcagggatgataatattgacgttaaagaagagtataaagaggaggatgaggagtatggagttatggaggagttttcagaaggacgcAAGGATATGATGGAGTCACCTAATACatggaacccaccagagagatgtccccgtcctctgtattcccgggattccacacaggaagatcacaccatcccttattgttacaag agtggagatccaattgatatagaatttgaggttaaagcagaagaagaagagaggtatgtgagggatgatcagcagtctatggaggaggatggaataacggggacatttatagaggaggacactcctacagagatcagcacag tagatggacgggagatgaggaaaacctcagaggattgtctcactttgtctccagactgtaaagtagaagatgaggacatcacacagtatagtccaggagaaaacccgactacctcaaatgtccatccggcaccacacagtgtagatggaccatcgtattcctcttatcctgaggaacctcagactgtgagggacggtgccgtccttccaacggAGAAGAGCTtgtcctgtactgagtgcgggaagtgtttccctttTAAATGCTATCTTGAtctgcataaaagatctcacacaggagagaagccatattcctgtcctgagtgtgggaaaagtttttcacagaagtcaaatctttacacacatcagaggtctcacacgggggaaaagctgtattcctgtcttgagtgcgggaaatgtttttcagttaaGTCCCATCTTtacgcacatcagagatctcacacaggagagaagccgtattcctgtcctgagtgcgggaaatgtttttcacaggaggccaatctttacacacatcagagatctcacacgggacagaagccatattcctgtcttgagtgcggcaaatgtttttcagagaagtccagtttttacagacatcagagatcgcacacaggggagaagctgtatacctgtcctgagtgcgggaaatgtttttcagagaagtccaatctttccactcatcagagatctcacacggggcagaagccgtattcctgtcctgagtgtgagaaatgtttttcacagaagtccaatcttaacagacatcagagatctcacacaggagtgaagccgtattcttgtcctgagtgcgggaaatgtttttcagtgaagtccagtctttgcacacatcagagatctcacacaggggagaagccgtattcctgcccggagtgtgggaaatgtttttcacagagggccagcctttccacacatcagagatctcacaagggGCAGAAGCCATATTCATGTCCTGAGTGA